A portion of the Micromonospora tarapacensis genome contains these proteins:
- a CDS encoding DUF3800 domain-containing protein, with the protein MSRQRREKCRAGSRGGRHSGVVFDEAPTVYADESSNSGENLLDPYQPVFAVAAVRLSAVDAQAMVQSVLDAVPPRQGEPKYGSLAKSWQGQAALMSVLPTLGEDVASAFVAHKRFMIISKMIDCLVVELAWADGYDMYADGSAVGLANLMHLAGPVLGDESAYESMLATFVNAIRPNQPTVLDDLFDAVEAYRRTTRDGLDTHVGLLLAARWHAQDLVNLIDARKIRDVLDPAVPCLIELCRHVGAAIGEFHLVHDSSKTINRHLPLLLSLDQVPAVTPGLPAQALPVVDITFADSSTTPQLIIADWVAGAVRQVGQARATGTDEDSFVAQLVPLAERWTIGGVWPNKDLITMPRRI; encoded by the coding sequence GTGTCGCGGCAGCGGCGCGAGAAATGCCGCGCGGGATCTCGCGGCGGTCGGCACAGTGGTGTCGTGTTCGACGAAGCTCCCACGGTCTATGCCGACGAGTCCAGCAACTCCGGGGAGAACCTCCTCGATCCGTATCAGCCGGTGTTCGCCGTGGCCGCCGTGCGCTTGAGCGCCGTCGATGCGCAGGCGATGGTGCAGTCCGTGCTGGACGCGGTGCCGCCGCGGCAGGGCGAGCCGAAGTACGGGTCGCTGGCGAAGAGCTGGCAGGGCCAGGCGGCGCTCATGTCGGTACTGCCGACCCTGGGGGAAGATGTTGCGAGCGCGTTCGTCGCGCACAAGCGATTCATGATCATCTCGAAGATGATCGACTGTCTCGTGGTCGAGCTGGCATGGGCGGACGGCTACGACATGTACGCGGACGGTTCCGCAGTCGGGCTGGCGAACCTCATGCACCTGGCCGGTCCCGTGCTCGGTGACGAAAGCGCCTACGAGTCGATGCTGGCGACCTTCGTCAACGCGATCCGGCCCAACCAGCCGACCGTCCTTGACGATCTGTTCGATGCGGTCGAGGCGTACCGCCGGACAACCCGGGACGGCCTCGACACGCATGTCGGCCTTCTGCTCGCTGCGCGTTGGCACGCCCAGGATCTCGTCAACCTCATCGACGCTCGCAAGATCCGCGATGTTCTCGACCCCGCCGTTCCGTGCCTGATCGAGCTGTGCCGTCACGTCGGGGCGGCCATCGGCGAGTTCCACCTGGTGCACGACTCGTCGAAGACGATCAACCGGCACCTGCCGTTGCTGCTGTCGCTCGACCAGGTCCCGGCGGTCACGCCCGGCCTCCCGGCACAGGCGTTGCCGGTCGTTGACATCACCTTCGCCGACAGCAGCACGACGCCGCAGTTGATCATCGCTGACTGGGTGGCAGGTGCCGTCCGCCAGGTCGGCCAAGCGCGGGCGACGGGCACCGACGAGGATTCGTTCGTTGCGCAGCTCGTCCCCCTCGCGGAGCGATGGACGATCGGCGGGGTGTGGCCGAACAAGGATCTGATCACGATGCCGCGACGCATCTGA